The sequence below is a genomic window from Babesia bigemina genome assembly Bbig001, chromosome : II.
TGGCGCTGCTCATCGGTGAGGCCCTCCCACGCGTCGTCGATGAGTCCGCCGATTTCGATATGTTTGAGGACCTGGTTGACCACGATGTACGAGCAGTCAATAGAGCCCCTGGCGAGGTCCTGGATGAGCCGCTCTGTCTCGTACACGCTGAGGAACTCTGGGATGCAGACGCAAACGAACGTGGTGAGGTTGGGGTTCCTCATTTGATCGTGCGTCGTGTTGATCATCGTCTTGATCGATTTAATCTTATCGAAGAGTTCCTGCTGTGACATGCTCGACGTGGACATTGCCGTGAAAAGCTGGAAGAGGCCTCCCATGGCGCTCTCCAGGTTGAGCACCGTCTCCACAACCTTTTCGAGCACCTCGGGCAGTTTGAGGAACTTGAGTGTGTGCCCCGTGGGCGCGGTGTCGAATACCGTGACCGAGAACCTCTTGCTCTGCACCGACCTGTGCGCGCCGTGTTAAACAGAAGAGGAGTCACCTACTGCATGAGCTCCACGAAGGTCAGCGCTTCGTCGAGACCTGGCAACATCGTGAAAATGTCGGGGATGTTTTTGAGGAAGGAGTGCGTTTCCTTCAGTCCATCCAGTCCATCCATGATATGCGATGTGTTCAGCTCCTGCGCACACATTAGCCCGCACGCAGCGCCGCGCAATACCAACCATTGCGTAGAGATTCTTGAACCCGTTCACTAGCCTAGGCTCGTGGGAGAACTTCTGCCCGAATGCGTCACTGAGGCTGTGCGCGGGATCGGTGGATAGCAAAAGCACCTATGCCAAATGAATCGACAGTCGCATACACATACGGATTCCCTGGTTTCAGCCAGTGCAGTGGCAATGGAGGAGGAGATTGTGGTTTTGCCAACACCTCCCTTTCCACCGACAAAGATCCATTGCAACGAGGTCTGGTTGACGAGGTTTTGTATGTCGTTGCGGACTTGCACGTCCCCCTCGTTGATTTCGCGGATTTCTACCATCTTCGTATCACGCTGAGAATATGATGTGTGCATCCACCCTTCCCGACATCGTCGTGCCGCGTATGTGTCGTTGTTCGGCCCGCGCGCTAGATGGTTTTCGCGCGCCGCCTGAGCGCGAAGAAGGCTCGCTTTACGTGCAAGAAGCTCGCCTTCCTCGAGGTGCAGCGTTTCCAGCGCGAAGAATATGGGCGCTGGCTGACTCGTCGGAAGCGCGCTGAGCGTGTGCTTTTCTTGCCGTCAGGTGAGTTCGCGGCCACACACCTGCTTTAGCTGCACTTTGCTGACGTCGTTACATCTATGTGCAGTCAAAGATGAGGTTGGAGAGCTGTCGGCGGAGTCCATGCAACGGATTCTTCACCAGGGCTCTGCGTTCCACTTCTCCAAGCACCTCGTTGTTGAGAGGCAGGATTCCCTGCACCACCTCCTTTTCGGCGGGGTGCTCAATGTGAGGCGTTTGGACCCGATTGACTTGGTACTGTTGGTTTCGGTGCTGACGAAACTTCCGTCGACAAACAATGCTTTGCTTTCGCGTGCCCTGTTGCAATGCGATCTGCACTTTGAAAGCCTCTCGCTGCCTGAGGTCGCACAGGTGTCTTTCCTCATAAGGGAGCTCCCTGAAAGCCTTAGGGAGTCTTTTATCCGCCAATGGCTGCCCAAAGTTGTACGTCTGTTGAGCAGGCTGAACCTCGACGGGGTGGGAGCCAACCTGAGCAGCCTGGCCAAACTCTGCTTTACGATATCGCATTTTGCCCCCCATCTTAGGCATCCGCTATTTGTTATGCTCACGTCACTTGAGGTCGGTGACATTCCGGATCCTCAGCTGTTTTCACGTGACTGCTCGCTCGTCTGCGAGAGCATGTCGTCGAGTGGCGTGGTGAATTACGGTTTTCTGAAGGACGCCTGCCATTTTTACGAGTCGCAGCTGAACAAAACGGTCGAGTCATTGAGCGACCGTTTGCGGCGTCGTCAGGCGCTGTCGGGCCATAATGTGGTATTTCATTTAGAGGATGGCGGCATTGAATCCGCTGTGGACATCGAGCATTTGTTGACCTTCGTGTCCACCTGTGAACGTTTCGGCTACCACAAAAAGACGCTTATGGAAGCGTTGGATCGCTACGTCGACTGCTGTAGCGTCGTTTTTGTCAATGAGTGCCGGGCAGCCGAGCACTACCGGCGCCACGGAACCAGTACCTCCGATCAGCTGCCGAGAAAATTCGCCGAAGCAGTTCGCAGCGGACGGTACAGGCACCCAGTGAGCGGGaaacagcagctgcaaaaGTTACTGAGGGACCTGCTGGCCAGCCTGTCAACTGAGAAGCACGGGTATTGGTGTTTGGGCGCTATCCACAGCATCGGCACAAAATACGTGACGCAGCGCCGCACCTTTGCCAGGTTTTTGGATTTCGTTATGCGCAATATAAACAAAGATATGCTGACCACGGCTGAGCAGCGCATCCTTCGTGGGCTCTGTTCTTCGTATCAGCCATTCCTATGCGAGCTGACTGCGCACCTGGGAGCACTCATGAGGGATAGCGCCATCCAAGCAGCTGAGCAACCGCAAACCCAACCGCACCATAATTGCACCGGCGAAATGCGTTCGGTTGACTTTTGCAACATAGCGTCTACGGTAAACAGCTTTCGGGAAACGTGCGCGTCGTACATCGCTGACCGCCGGCCCGAGAGCCTGACCACGTTGTTATCGTTGTTTCCGATTCTGGCCGCAAAGCTTCCGGATATCGTATGCTGGGATTGCGTGTGGCAGATGCTGAACGTGATCGCGGAGTCACGCTGCATTGACATGCTGCCGCTGGTTCGCTCATTTTTGGAGGAGTCATTTTTAGCATTCCAACCCCTATCGCAGGCAGCTGGCGACATATCAACTGTGACTGCACACCTAATAGGGAGCGAATGTACAACTGACGGCTATTTGCTATACCTGGATAGCTGCGTTCGCATCGTCGAGCTGCTATCAGAAGCCGATCTCTCTCGCGACGACGCCGACCTGAGTATGTTCGGACACTTCTTCgagctgctgaccaaagtcgGCCACGTGTTACAACGCCACAGCGACGGGTTCGACGCCGACCGCCGCCTGGCGATAGAACGGCTGCATAGCCTTTTGCAGCGGTACCTCGTGAAATTCTCGGAAGTCAAGCGGTATCTACCGGGCGTGGAAGTGCCTAATGCGGTGTATGTGCAAGTTATGGGCGGGATTTACAGGCAGTGCGGGCTGGATTCGACTCCCGCTGCCATGAGTGCGGAGAAGGCTGTTGAGCTGCTTCGCTGTCTGCGCGTCGCTGAAAACACGGCATTCATCAGCAAAAACACCGATTTGGTTCGACACATCCTATTCCAGGGCTGCCTGGTACCTTAATATCGTGTCTTTTTTGTCCGTAAGTATTGTTGATGTGTATTGGCACCTGGATTCCAGCACCCTGTAGGGCTACGATTGACCGTACCGTTGTAGCGCTGGCGAGTGACTGTGCCAAATTTTATGGTGGCAAAAATGTCTGCCACCGTGGAAGCTCCTGTGGCGTCGACGCTGTTCGACTTGGAGCGGCTGGACGTCTACCGTCTACTGCAGCGTGCTCTCGAGATCGGCCGCTCGGACGCGCGGCGCTTCAGCTCGCCtgaggagctgctgtcTTCTCGCCTCAGTCCCGAGATACGCGAGGTATACGCTGCTCTCTTCAAAGGCGGTTTCAACCGTCACGACCTAGCTGCTCTGGAGCACTCGGGCTATGTCTTATTTCTTTGGCCGCTTCTCTCTTTAGACTCTCTTCCGCTGATCCCCAGCATAGGCGCAGAGTCACGCGATGGGTACGATGCCGTCCgtttcgctgccgtgatgaCATGCGTTTGGGCTGTCGTCGAGGACCACAGCGATGGCCGCAGCGACTACGCCGACCTGTTGCGCCAAGTTGCCAAAGGTGCGTTTAATTCATCGTCATACCCCAAAACGGCTGTGCAGAACACCCCGTCGCTTTTGAGTGCGTCTTCTACAACGCCGCGCAGCTTTTCATGCTGGAGAGTTGGCGCAGCGACCTGTGCGATACCCGTGAGTGCGACGCCGCTGACCGCCTAACTATTCTCGAGCTGCGGGCGTTGCTTCGTTTCTTCATACTGTGTTTTCAGAGCTTCGAGGTCGGGGGGATCCGGAGGTGCTGCGTGCAGCTGGCGTCGCCGGCGATCTGGCTGCACATCCCCGAGGTGGTGCGTGAGAGAAACATCTATGCCCACAACCGCCTGGCGCAAGGGCTGTTTCAACGCTCCACCAAGCGCCTGGAGGAACGGTATGACACGTTGGACGATGTAAAAGGGCTGCCACTTTTTTCGGGTTTAGATGGCGTGAGGTCGTTGTACGAGCTCTCCGCAGTGGACGCTGAGGGTCACCGCAAGCTGAACGACCGCGCCCGCTTTTTGCTAAGTCGCGACTTTCTGAACAGCGTGCTCAACCACTTCATCTACGTTTTGGAGGACGGCATTGATCTGGACGCGTTTTCATCCGCCGACAGCACGGTGCAGGAGCGCGCCATGCAGCGTCTGATGCTCTGCGAGAACCACATGGAGTTTTTGATCGACCTGCTGAGCCAGTTGAATACGCGCCGCGTTGTGAAACCGCTGTGCGACGCGAAGCTGATTCTGGTGCGCTGCAGGCAgacgccgctgcacgagcACCTGGAGGGGTCGTTGTTCAAGAGCATGCTGCGTATTCTGAACTTTTACGTGAAGTTCTACATCGACGAGGAGCTGGGCACGCCTTTGGCGTACGACAAGGTGATGGAGCACTACTACCAGCGCTTCGAGGCCTTCCAACGCGTGTGCTTCACCAAGtttggcagcgatgaggtGCTGAAGGGCGTGCACCTTTTGTCGGCGTTCGAGGTGCACCAGAAGGGCGGTCTGACCGAGCTGCTGTCGCAGTGCAAGTCCAGCGTGCTGGGCAGGCTGGTGTTGGAGCTGGGTCTGTTCGCCGTGGAGGACAACGACATGGAGTCGCCCCGCCTGATGCGCCCCGCTGCGGTGAACCTCACCCCTATAAAGGAGAAGGGGAAGAAGGCGGTGAAGCAATTCCTGATAGGCGTTATAAACGCGCATCTCGAGCGCCAGGTGGATTCCGTGGCGTTTTTGAACAGCCTGCCGCTGTACCCTACTGAGGAGCTGTTGTGGAGTTCCAGCGAGCTTCCGAACGCCAACGCGTACATCCGCATGTCGTCCCTGGCTTTGAACAAGTTGAACCTGCAGTACCTGACTGTGTTCGACTTTCTGTATCGCAACTTCAGTTTATTCCGTTTGGAAAGCGCCTCGCAGATCAAGTACGACCTGGAGGAGGCGATCGACTCGTGCTGCCCGCGCGCTTATttgggccgcggcgggtcgAAATctggccagcagcagctggtggagACGCGCTTCGAGGGCAGCCACCCGATGGCCATCGGTGTGACGTCGTTCACCATCCGTAACGTGTCGTCCGCCACGGTGCTGCATTCCGACTCCAGCTTCGTGGACGCCGAGATCGTGGTTGACACTTCGCTGATCAAGGAGTTCCAGGTACGGCGTGACTGGCAGCGTTTGAAGCGTTACGACGTGGTGTTCCTGGTGTCAGTCTCCGCGCCCTTGCAGCAGGTGCGTAAGCGGCTCGACGAGTACGAGTCGCCCGAGGAGGTCCCCCTGAACTTGGGCATCAACCTCGTCCGTGGCGCCGAGATCTGCCAGGTGCTGGACGAGGAGGGGCACGTCATTTCTGACTTAAACCCGTACGAGACTCGCACCCCCATCGGGTTCCGGCTGGTCCTCCGCGTGCGGTTGGACTACAATCAGTACCTCGAGGACATTAGCCGCGACCCCAACATATACGGCCACATGAACTTGTTGGTTCGTCGCCCTGCTCGCGTCAACACTTTCAAGGCTGTCCTAGCGTCCCTGCGCCACATGATAAACCGCCCTACGGCGTTGCCTGGCTGGCTAAGCGACCTGGTTCTGGGTTTCGGCGCCCCCCTTCAGTGCCAGTACCCGCAGATGGAGCCGCCGGAATGGCGTCTCAACCTCCTGAATACCTGGAAGAGCGTGGGCCACTTCATGGAGACCAACAGCAGCTTCGTGGTGAAGGCCGCGTTGCTCGGTGACAGCGCTGACGGTTGGGAAGCCCGCGAGGTATCGGAATCGGAGCTGTTCGTGCGCCCCCTTCAGGGCAGTGCCCTGACGGGCGCCGATGGCGCAGCGGTGGCTGCCAATGTCGCGGGAGATTTTAACTCGTGGTGCGCACTATCGCAATTGGGGCTGCGCGTTGACCCCGCCACCCTTCAGCCGCTGGGCAACGGCCGGTACATGTTGTCGACCTCCGTTGGCTTTATGGTGGTGGAGGTAGATGGCAGCATGCTGGCATCCATGAATGAAAAGGGCGCTGTGGTCCACGGCCAGCGGTCCGATCTACGCCTCCCGCCCAAGGTTGCGCTCCTGGTGCCGCGGTTCCATGTCCCTTCACCCCGGGCCGAGCTGGCGGCGCCGCGCCCCAACATCGTTTTCACGCCGGCTCAGGTGGAGGCAATCCGCTCCGGGGTGTCCCCAGGGCTGACTGTGATCGTTGGACCGCCGGGCACGGGTAAAACCGACTGCGTGTGCCAGATCGTGGGCATTCTGTTCCGCAACCTGCCCGAAGAGCGCACGGTCGTGTGCACCCACAGCAACTACGCGCTGAACGACATTTTCACGAAGCTGGTGCTGAATGGCCACGTCGACGAGCACCACATCGTGCGTCTCGGTGGCTCTGAGTTCGAGATTGAGGGCCTGGGCGACTTTTCTAAATGGGGCCGCGTGAACTTCATTCTCCAGCGCCGTCTGGATATGCTAGCCCTCGTCAAGAAGCTGGTCGACGCCCTGGAGGTGCCCGGAGACTACAACttcagcctccaacttTCGCTTTCGTTCTTCAACTCGAAAgtgctgccgctgctgcgacACCAGGGGGCGCTCTCCGTAGTTGCCAGCGACCCCGGAGACACGAACCCCACGAACGAAGCCGACCAAGGTGCCGCAGGCGACGCCAGCAGTgagcttaaggatgtcaacGGTGAGGGCAAAGCCGAAACTTCGCCAGAAGGACGCGCCGACAAGCGCGCGAACAACGTGCCGCGACTGCTGGCATTGCTCAACGGCTTCTTCAACTCCGAGGTGGAATTCGCTCCCTCGTTACGTGACCTTTCTACGCGCTGGCAGCATCTCCAACTCTGCGGCTCTGCGGGAGATGCGCAGCTGCATGAGAAGCGCTGCGAGTTCCTCATGTACATGTACAGCAtgatcaaggagctgcagCCGTTTGAGGTTCTGCGCAACAACCACGACAGGGGCCGCTATTTGGTGGAGAAGTACGCTCGGCTGGTGGCGATGACCTGCACCCACGCGTCGCTGGGCCGTGAGACGATGGAGAGCCTGCGTTACAGCAACCTGGTGATGGAGGAGGCTGCGCAGGTGTTGGAGGCGGAGACGTTCGCGCTTCTGGCGCACCCGCTGAAACGCGTCATTCTGAGCGGTGACCACTACCAACTCCCCCCTGTCGTGAACAATCGCAGTCTGCTCCAGTTCTCCAACATGCAGCagtccctcttccaccgccTGGTGCGTCTGGACACTCCGCACGTGATTCTGGACCGCCAGGGCCGTTGCCGCCCCGAGATCGCTTCGCTGTTCACGCACTTCTACCCCGTGAAGATCGACAACATCGACCTGGCGCTGTCGCTGCCCGAATTCGGCTCCTGCAACCGCGGCTTCGAGCACACCGTGCAGTTCGTTGACTGCGCCGGCTCCGAGTCCGCACCCATTCCGCACTACTACCAGAACCTGGAGGAGGCCGAGTTTGTGGTGGCTAC
It includes:
- a CDS encoding arsenical pump-driving ATPase, putative, producing MVEIREINEGDVQVRNDIQNLVNQTSLQWIFVGGKGGVGKTTISSSIATALAETRESVLLLSTDPAHSLSDAFGQKFSHEPRLVNGFKNLYAMELNTSHIMDGLDGLKETHSFLKNIPDIFTMLPGLDEALTFVELMQSVQSKRFSVTVFDTAPTGHTLKFLKLPEVLEKVVETVLNLESAMGGLFQLFTAMSTSSMSQQELFDKIKSIKTMINTTHDQMRNPNLTTFVCVCIPEFLSVYETERLIQDLARGSIDCSYIVVNQVLKHIEIGGLIDDAWEGLTDEQRQKMMPFFDKVREHHSTHNSRVNVQRKYLQDIKDLYAEDFNILAIHQNKQEVRGKEALLAFAQQLLRHNPLPL
- a CDS encoding DNA2/NAM7 HELICASE FAMILY,putative, with product MSATVEAPVASTLFDLERLDVYRLLQRALEIGRSDARRFSSPEELLSSRLSPEIREVYAALFKGGFNRHDLAALEHSGYVLFLWPLLSLDSLPLIPSIGAESRDGYDAVRFAAVMTCVWAVVEDHSDGRSDYADLLRQVAKEHPVAFECVFYNAAQLFMLESWRSDLCDTRECDAADRLTILELRALLRFFILCFQSFEVGGIRRCCVQLASPAIWLHIPEVVRERNIYAHNRLAQGLFQRSTKRLEERYDTLDDVKGLPLFSGLDGVRSLYELSAVDAEGHRKLNDRARFLLSRDFLNSVLNHFIYVLEDGIDLDAFSSADSTVQERAMQRLMLCENHMEFLIDLLSQLNTRRVVKPLCDAKLILVRCRQTPLHEHLEGSLFKSMLRILNFYVKFYIDEELGTPLAYDKVMEHYYQRFEAFQRVCFTKFGSDEVLKGVHLLSAFEVHQKGGLTELLSQCKSSVLGRLVLELGLFAVEDNDMESPRLMRPAAVNLTPIKEKGKKAVKQFLIGVINAHLERQVDSVAFLNSLPLYPTEELLWSSSELPNANAYIRMSSLALNKLNLQYLTVFDFLYRNFSLFRLESASQIKYDLEEAIDSCCPRAYLGRGGSKSGQQQLVETRFEGSHPMAIGVTSFTIRNVSSATVLHSDSSFVDAEIVVDTSLIKEFQVRRDWQRLKRYDVVFLVSVSAPLQQVRKRLDEYESPEEVPLNLGINLVRGAEICQVLDEEGHVISDLNPYETRTPIGFRLVLRVRLDYNQYLEDISRDPNIYGHMNLLVRRPARVNTFKAVLASLRHMINRPTALPGWLSDLVLGFGAPLQCQYPQMEPPEWRLNLLNTWKSVGHFMETNSSFVVKAALLGDSADGWEAREVSESELFVRPLQGSALTGADGAAVAANVAGDFNSWCALSQLGLRVDPATLQPLGNGRYMLSTSVGFMVVEVDGSMLASMNEKGAVVHGQRSDLRLPPKVALLVPRFHVPSPRAELAAPRPNIVFTPAQVEAIRSGVSPGLTVIVGPPGTGKTDCVCQIVGILFRNLPEERTVVCTHSNYALNDIFTKLVLNGHVDEHHIVRLGGSEFEIEGLGDFSKWGRVNFILQRRLDMLALVKKLVDALEVPGDYNFSLQLSLSFFNSKVLPLLRHQGALSVVASDPGDTNPTNEADQGAAGDASSELKDVNGEGKAETSPEGRADKRANNVPRLLALLNGFFNSEVEFAPSLRDLSTRWQHLQLCGSAGDAQLHEKRCEFLMYMYSMIKELQPFEVLRNNHDRGRYLVEKYARLVAMTCTHASLGRETMESLRYSNLVMEEAAQVLEAETFALLAHPLKRVILSGDHYQLPPVVNNRSLLQFSNMQQSLFHRLVRLDTPHVILDRQGRCRPEIASLFTHFYPVKIDNIDLALSLPEFGSCNRGFEHTVQFVDCAGSESAPIPHYYQNLEEAEFVVATYMYMRLRGYRSENIVILCMYNGQRALIEDIVKHKCAWNPRIKAPRAIATADKFQGRQSDIVLLSLVRTARPGHLRDPRRMLVALSRARLGLYIFGSWRLFRGCRQLQQFATRLDAYPKQLRLLPDDTAASAVSVSRYSEMEPILQQLQ